One segment of Treponema pectinovorum DNA contains the following:
- a CDS encoding GerMN domain-containing protein, translated as MKNFFYELKTNKKLLMFALISLIFFISLIFYLVGFSGSNYSFKYYEAGTSYKTVYETRKVKSLRGYSSMERYVEELLLGSTVQRAMPIFPLGTRILSCLYKKNVFYLNLSEDALFNFSEDFDFEKSFELLEKNLKDNFKSIKKVELFIDGNQITNKNFDA; from the coding sequence ATGAAAAATTTTTTTTATGAATTAAAAACAAACAAAAAACTTTTAATGTTCGCCTTGATAAGTTTGATTTTTTTTATCTCGCTGATTTTTTATTTGGTCGGTTTTTCTGGCAGTAACTATTCTTTTAAATATTATGAGGCAGGAACTTCGTATAAAACTGTTTACGAAACAAGAAAAGTAAAATCATTAAGAGGATATTCCTCAATGGAAAGATATGTTGAAGAACTTTTGCTAGGTTCTACAGTGCAGCGTGCAATGCCAATTTTCCCATTGGGAACGAGAATTTTGTCCTGTTTATACAAAAAAAATGTTTTCTATTTAAATCTTTCCGAAGATGCGCTTTTTAATTTTTCTGAAGATTTTGATTTTGAAAAAAGTTTTGAGCTTTTAGAAAAAAATCTTAAAGACAATTTTAAATCGATTAAAAAAGTTGAACTTTTTATAGACGGAAATCAAATAACTAACAAAAATTTTGACGCTTAG
- a CDS encoding flagellar filament outer layer protein FlaA, with amino-acid sequence MKKTFVLSVAVMMLIGTSVFAKESTLIDFTTLDADISIKAQDSDVEIPENSRTIMDYGIAAGATFNQDQKDLMKTSLYLGDWEVKLNSSAQTVPALAQSKVVPAPVRQSAKVPFAGKNVMGVRVVFPSGAYNANAKIVPPFEIPAYEPLSTADANGNRQPQTDEEKASGRTLFEADSDDTPGYGLVKNVGTLKSIAVTTMGMNFPHGLYVILGDTDGVVRRYFMGYLGFDGWKTLTWNNPDYISEVRTREIRVYPIYPRGLPFVKFAGFQITRDAAHVGDDFIGYFKDVKIIYDKAELTSERDIADEDLWGIITKKETARQNLEMSRFGNKQVNRYLEKAKMATEESFTPSLDENSSSNAQGNGGQAANAR; translated from the coding sequence ATGAAGAAAACTTTCGTTTTATCTGTTGCAGTAATGATGCTTATCGGTACATCAGTATTTGCAAAAGAGTCAACACTTATCGATTTCACAACTCTTGATGCCGACATTTCTATAAAGGCGCAGGACAGCGACGTTGAAATCCCTGAAAATAGTCGTACAATTATGGACTACGGTATTGCTGCAGGTGCTACTTTCAATCAGGATCAGAAAGATCTCATGAAGACTTCTCTCTATCTTGGCGACTGGGAAGTAAAACTTAATAGTTCAGCTCAGACAGTTCCTGCACTGGCTCAATCTAAGGTTGTTCCAGCACCTGTGCGTCAGAGTGCAAAAGTTCCATTTGCTGGAAAAAATGTAATGGGTGTGCGCGTAGTATTCCCTTCTGGTGCATATAATGCAAACGCAAAAATCGTACCTCCATTTGAAATTCCTGCATACGAACCACTTTCTACTGCAGATGCAAATGGCAATCGTCAGCCACAGACAGATGAAGAAAAAGCATCTGGTCGCACTTTGTTTGAAGCAGATTCTGATGACACTCCAGGTTACGGTCTTGTAAAGAACGTAGGAACGCTCAAATCAATCGCAGTTACAACAATGGGTATGAATTTCCCTCACGGACTTTATGTTATTCTTGGAGATACAGACGGAGTAGTTCGCCGCTATTTCATGGGGTACCTTGGTTTTGACGGTTGGAAAACACTCACTTGGAATAATCCTGATTACATTTCTGAAGTTAGAACTCGCGAAATCCGCGTATATCCAATCTATCCAAGAGGACTTCCATTTGTTAAGTTCGCTGGATTCCAGATTACACGTGATGCAGCGCATGTTGGAGATGACTTTATTGGATACTTCAAAGATGTAAAAATTATCTACGACAAAGCAGAACTCACTTCTGAAAGGGATATTGCAGACGAAGATCTTTGGGGAATCATCACAAAGAAAGAAACTGCACGTCAGAATCTTGAGATGAGCCGCTTTGGTAACAAGCAAGTTAACCGCTATCTTGAAAAAGCTAAGATGGCTACAGAAGAGTCTTTCACTCCTTCACTTGATGAAAATTCATCTTCTAATGCACAGGGCAACGGTGGTCAAGCTGCAAATGCTAGATAA
- a CDS encoding tetratricopeptide repeat protein yields the protein MEKVKISIPHKNEIKKKYESYTPILSQIMQNVEEKLKKTIKLSSAPTYKTRVKSFNSYYRKILRLKAEEFSESKKLIALTDMMGIRIICAFIEELHEVEEQVRENFVVKEVEYKGSGENFKEFGYESTHILISIPSDCIPQNLDLKIPDDIVCEIQVRTILQDAWAEVEHELIYKTEFSPFDMPLRRKLASINASLSLADTIFQEIRDYQKKLQSETATRREAFYKKVDETTAEFSPREKEKKVQIARVSPFLPGTIDDLLLMAIHEHNNGHTENAISIYTQILELKPEPAPPVMAVVFKHRGMAYFASNEYDHALNDFNTSVKYDPKGFRAYYYIGIVYTLKKEYEKAVEAFSKSLEINEFQSHARYRRAVAYFKLEDDNKALEDLSAAEAMGLENNDIKSLKEKILKKFDISM from the coding sequence ATGGAAAAAGTAAAAATTTCAATTCCTCATAAAAATGAAATCAAAAAAAAATACGAAAGTTATACCCCCATCCTTTCACAAATAATGCAAAATGTAGAAGAAAAGTTGAAAAAGACCATAAAACTTTCTTCTGCGCCCACTTATAAAACAAGAGTAAAATCTTTTAATTCTTATTATAGAAAAATTCTGCGGCTAAAGGCAGAAGAATTTTCGGAATCAAAAAAATTGATTGCCCTTACAGATATGATGGGAATCAGAATTATCTGTGCCTTTATAGAAGAGTTGCACGAGGTTGAAGAACAAGTTCGAGAAAATTTCGTGGTAAAGGAAGTTGAATACAAAGGCAGTGGTGAAAATTTTAAGGAATTTGGATATGAATCAACACATATTTTGATTTCAATTCCAAGTGACTGTATTCCTCAAAATCTGGATTTAAAAATTCCAGATGATATAGTTTGCGAAATTCAAGTACGCACTATTTTACAAGATGCTTGGGCAGAAGTTGAGCACGAACTTATATATAAGACAGAGTTTTCTCCATTTGATATGCCTTTGCGAAGAAAACTTGCTTCAATAAATGCAAGTTTGAGCCTTGCTGATACTATTTTTCAAGAAATCCGCGATTATCAAAAAAAATTGCAATCAGAAACAGCAACGAGAAGAGAAGCCTTTTATAAAAAAGTTGATGAAACAACTGCAGAATTTTCTCCTCGCGAAAAGGAAAAAAAGGTTCAAATCGCTCGCGTTAGTCCTTTTTTGCCAGGAACGATAGATGATCTTTTGTTGATGGCAATTCATGAACACAATAATGGGCATACGGAAAATGCAATTTCAATCTATACTCAGATTTTAGAATTAAAACCAGAACCCGCTCCTCCTGTAATGGCTGTTGTATTTAAGCATCGTGGAATGGCATATTTTGCTTCAAATGAATATGACCATGCATTGAATGATTTTAACACCAGTGTAAAATACGATCCTAAGGGCTTTCGAGCATATTATTATATAGGAATCGTTTATACCTTAAAAAAAGAATATGAAAAAGCGGTAGAAGCGTTTTCTAAATCCCTTGAAATAAATGAATTTCAGTCGCATGCAAGATATAGAAGAGCTGTAGCCTATTTTAAACTGGAAGACGATAATAAGGCTCTTGAAGATTTGTCGGCAGCGGAAGCGATGGGGCTTGAAAATAATGATATAAAATCTTTAAAAGAAAAAATCTTAAAAAAATTCGATATTTCAATGTAA
- a CDS encoding helix-turn-helix domain-containing protein, with the protein MAEKEGKNMQNSIIQENYIDEEAAKQYLNDCYKGVDLLPNVPEKLTVQTMAAVLNISEPTVSRMITAQEIKPFKKDVLNYILKNMLVNRPIIDTPEDKKEPEKFATKQQRKSKTPQLELLF; encoded by the coding sequence ATGGCAGAAAAAGAAGGTAAAAACATGCAAAACAGCATTATTCAGGAAAACTACATCGATGAAGAAGCAGCAAAACAGTATCTTAATGATTGCTATAAAGGCGTGGATTTGCTTCCTAATGTGCCAGAAAAACTCACAGTACAGACAATGGCGGCAGTCCTGAATATATCAGAACCTACAGTCTCCAGAATGATTACTGCACAGGAAATAAAACCATTCAAAAAGGATGTACTCAACTATATTCTAAAAAATATGCTGGTAAATCGTCCTATAATCGACACGCCAGAAGACAAAAAAGAGCCAGAAAAGTTTGCCACAAAGCAACAAAGAAAGTCAAAAACACCCCAGTTAGAGCTACTTTTTTAA